From the genome of Bacteroidales bacterium, one region includes:
- the ruvX gene encoding Holliday junction resolvase RuvX produces the protein MGRIIAIDYGRKRTGIATTDELQMFATALQTVPSHQAIGFLKEYSTRENVDCFVVGEPKQMNNEPSESVIYIEPFIKQLKKEFPAIPVERMDERFTSKMASQAILQAGLKKKDRQNKALIDSVSAVIILQSWLEMKNMKH, from the coding sequence TTGGGAAGGATCATTGCCATTGATTACGGTCGCAAGCGAACGGGCATCGCAACTACTGATGAGTTGCAGATGTTTGCCACCGCTTTGCAAACCGTTCCTTCGCACCAGGCAATTGGTTTTCTGAAAGAATATTCCACTCGCGAAAACGTTGATTGCTTTGTAGTTGGTGAACCCAAACAGATGAACAATGAACCTTCGGAATCCGTTATTTACATTGAACCTTTCATCAAACAGTTGAAAAAGGAATTCCCCGCAATTCCGGTGGAGCGCATGGACGAAAGGTTCACATCAAAAATGGCTTCACAGGCAATTTTACAGGCAGGATTGAAAAAGAAAGACCGCCAGAACAAAGCCCTTATTGACAGCGTAAGTGCGGTAATCATACTTCAGTCGTGGCTGGAAATGAAAAACATGAAACATTAA
- a CDS encoding peptide deformylase, whose product MILPVVAYGHPSLRKETAEIDKDYPNLEEFIGNMFETMYASSGIGLAAPQVNKSIRVFIVDASPLADEKPELADFKKVFINPNIVEESGAEWTYNEGCLSFPDLREDVTRKGTVKIQYFDEDWNFHEETYNGMPARIIQHEYDHLEGTLFVDRINPLKRMLLKRKLNDISKGNVDVSYKMTFPLLKKKPA is encoded by the coding sequence ATGATACTTCCGGTTGTAGCTTACGGCCATCCATCACTCAGAAAAGAGACTGCTGAAATAGACAAAGATTATCCGAATCTTGAAGAATTTATTGGTAACATGTTCGAAACAATGTATGCATCTTCGGGCATTGGCCTTGCAGCGCCACAGGTGAACAAATCCATTCGCGTTTTTATTGTTGACGCTTCTCCGCTGGCCGATGAGAAACCCGAACTGGCTGATTTCAAAAAGGTATTCATAAACCCCAACATCGTTGAAGAGTCCGGAGCAGAATGGACGTATAACGAAGGCTGTCTCAGCTTTCCCGATCTTCGTGAAGATGTTACGCGTAAAGGAACTGTGAAGATTCAATATTTCGATGAAGACTGGAACTTCCATGAAGAAACTTATAATGGTATGCCCGCCAGGATTATACAACACGAATACGACCACCTTGAAGGGACTTTGTTTGTTGATCGCATCAATCCGTTAAAACGCATGCTTTTGAAACGCAAACTCAACGATATCTCAAAAGGAAATGTTGACGTTTCATATAAGATGACCTTCCCGCTGCTCAAAAAGAAACCTGCCTAA